A genomic window from Caldalkalibacillus uzonensis includes:
- the guaB gene encoding IMP dehydrogenase encodes MWEDKFAKEGLTFDDVLLLPAKSEVLPRDVSVKTKLSEKLTLNIPILSAAMDTVTEAEMAIAMARQGGLGIIHKNLSIEEQAEHVDRVKRSESGVITKPFYLTPDHQVYDAEHLMSKYRISGVPIVDEHTRLVGIITNRDLRFVRDYSIKIGEVMTKENLVTAPVGTTLEEAEKILQQHKIEKLPLVDDNYVLKGLITIKDIEKAIQFPNAAKDSKGRLVVGAAVGVSAETDKRAAALVEAGVDVLVVDTAHGHSAGVLETVRRLRHNYPELDIMAGNVATAEATRDLIEAGANIVKVGIGPGSICTTRVIAGIGVPQITAVYDCARAAQEYNVPIIADGGIKYSGDITKAIAAGASAVMLGSLLAGVSETPGEFEIFQGRRFKVYRGMGSLGAMQAGSKDRYFQENEQKLVPEGIEGRVPYKGPLADTLHQLVGGLRAGMGYCGTPTIEDLIKNGRFIRITTASLRESHPHDVQITKEAPNYSLS; translated from the coding sequence ATGTGGGAAGACAAATTTGCCAAAGAAGGCCTAACCTTTGACGATGTCTTGCTGTTACCGGCTAAATCTGAGGTGTTGCCCAGGGACGTCAGTGTTAAAACAAAATTAAGTGAGAAGTTAACCCTTAATATTCCCATTCTCAGTGCGGCCATGGACACGGTGACCGAGGCGGAAATGGCCATTGCCATGGCCCGGCAGGGTGGTTTGGGTATTATTCACAAAAATTTATCCATTGAAGAGCAAGCAGAACATGTGGATCGTGTCAAACGCTCCGAGAGCGGAGTGATTACCAAGCCGTTTTACCTTACACCTGATCATCAGGTCTATGATGCAGAGCACTTAATGAGCAAATACCGCATCTCTGGTGTTCCCATTGTAGATGAACACACGCGTCTGGTCGGTATCATTACCAACCGTGACTTGCGTTTTGTGCGGGATTATTCCATCAAGATCGGTGAAGTGATGACCAAGGAAAATCTGGTCACTGCTCCGGTAGGCACCACGCTCGAAGAAGCAGAAAAAATACTGCAGCAGCATAAGATCGAAAAACTGCCCTTGGTGGATGACAATTATGTGCTCAAAGGATTAATTACCATCAAGGATATTGAGAAGGCGATACAGTTCCCCAATGCAGCCAAGGACAGCAAGGGTCGTCTTGTTGTCGGAGCGGCGGTTGGCGTATCCGCAGAGACGGACAAGCGTGCTGCGGCCCTGGTGGAGGCGGGAGTTGACGTCCTTGTTGTTGACACAGCCCATGGCCATTCTGCCGGTGTATTGGAGACGGTTCGACGTTTGCGCCACAACTACCCTGAGTTGGATATTATGGCCGGTAATGTGGCCACAGCAGAAGCGACGCGGGATTTGATTGAAGCAGGTGCCAATATTGTTAAAGTGGGTATCGGACCGGGATCAATCTGTACAACACGGGTGATTGCCGGCATTGGAGTGCCGCAGATTACCGCGGTTTACGATTGTGCCAGAGCTGCCCAGGAATACAATGTACCGATTATTGCTGATGGCGGTATTAAATACTCTGGAGATATCACCAAAGCGATCGCGGCCGGGGCCTCTGCTGTGATGTTGGGCAGTTTATTGGCTGGAGTATCGGAAACACCAGGTGAATTTGAAATTTTCCAAGGGCGCCGGTTTAAGGTCTACCGGGGAATGGGCTCCTTAGGGGCGATGCAAGCGGGGAGCAAGGACCGCTACTTCCAGGAAAACGAGCAAAAGCTGGTGCCGGAGGGAATTGAAGGCCGTGTCCCGTATAAAGGGCCGCTGGCCGACACGCTTCATCAGCTGGTGGGCGGTCTGAGAGCAGGTATGGGTTATTGCGGCACACCAACAATTGAAGATCTGATCAAAAACGGCCGTTTTATCCGCATCACGACGGCCAGTTTAAGAGAATCACATCCCCACGACGTACAAATTACGAAAGAGGCACCAAATTACTCTTTATCCTAG
- a CDS encoding YaaC family protein: MKVMMSDCPWTKMKQLFLFFGNEIQAKQYLFQSYKQLTDEKEAERLAYANTHKLIYFIKQGVTYFNEAEKSSIMVKPLLLFYGMTSFKKTLILLHDPDYPKTTSVLQHGLTTRKKKKMNYLFSDDEVKVQKDGLLPCFAKTVLKQPLVINEKYKVKTLLSQCPELQNSYCLLFQRQTFIPVEMPDRATLFKENICPIKIKQRILRSINIDVSHLHQVLGEDSKIVRIAQENDCVVLYLFVSQEKGDGRTMVHWEDLQAKAGIHPRLCSDYQGQFYLYLGAVKSFNHELIIYHMIMYILSMLCRYDTEAWGDLLFSFSSSELYLIDEFLTLVFRKYPNLVLNYLFGECLLFQPESHLMY, encoded by the coding sequence ATGAAGGTGATGATGAGCGATTGTCCCTGGACAAAAATGAAGCAACTTTTTCTGTTCTTTGGAAACGAAATCCAGGCCAAACAATACCTCTTTCAAAGTTATAAACAGCTGACTGATGAAAAAGAAGCGGAACGTTTAGCATATGCCAATACGCACAAATTGATCTATTTCATCAAGCAGGGAGTCACTTATTTTAATGAGGCGGAAAAAAGCTCGATCATGGTGAAACCCCTATTGCTTTTTTATGGCATGACCAGCTTTAAAAAAACCCTTATTCTACTGCATGATCCGGATTATCCAAAAACAACAAGTGTTCTTCAACATGGCCTGACGACTCGTAAAAAGAAAAAGATGAATTACCTGTTTAGCGATGATGAGGTTAAAGTGCAAAAAGACGGTCTGTTACCCTGCTTCGCTAAAACTGTGTTAAAGCAACCGTTGGTTATTAATGAAAAATATAAAGTGAAAACTTTACTTAGTCAATGTCCTGAACTCCAAAACAGTTATTGCCTTCTGTTTCAAAGACAGACATTTATTCCTGTTGAAATGCCTGACAGGGCAACTCTGTTTAAAGAAAATATATGTCCAATAAAAATAAAACAGAGAATTCTCCGCTCAATCAATATCGATGTATCCCACTTGCACCAAGTGCTGGGAGAGGATAGTAAAATTGTACGTATTGCTCAAGAAAATGATTGTGTCGTACTGTACTTGTTTGTATCACAGGAAAAAGGAGATGGCAGGACAATGGTACACTGGGAAGATTTGCAGGCCAAAGCAGGGATACATCCCCGTTTATGCTCTGATTATCAAGGTCAGTTTTATTTGTACCTTGGAGCTGTCAAATCGTTCAACCATGAATTAATCATTTACCATATGATCATGTATATCTTAAGCATGCTGTGCCGTTATGATACAGAAGCATGGGGTGACCTCCTGTTCTCCTTCAGTTCTTCAGAGCTGTATTTGATTGATGAATTTTTAACACTTGTTTTTCGTAAATACCCCAATCTTGTGCTGAATTATTTATTTGGTGAATGTCTGTTGTTTCAACCTGAATCTCATCTTATGTATTAA